In the Oryza glaberrima chromosome 6, OglaRS2, whole genome shotgun sequence genome, one interval contains:
- the LOC127777658 gene encoding pollen allergen Lol p 2-A-like → MASLSSFRLSVAVAALLVVGSCATEVTFKVGEGSSGKSLELVTNVAISEVEIKEKGGKDWVALKESSTNTWSLKSEAALKGPFSVRFLVKNGGYRVVDDVIPESFTAGSEYKSGINV, encoded by the coding sequence ATGGCCTCGTTGTCCTCCTTCCGGCTCTCTGTGGCAGTGGCGGCATTGTTGGTCGTCGGCTCATGCGCCACTGAAGTCACCTTCAAGGTCGGTGAGGGTTCTAGCGGAAAAAGTCTAGAGCTCGTCACCAACGTCGCCATCTCTGAGGTGGAGATCAAGGAGAAGGGCGGCAAGGACTGGGTGGCACTCAAGGAGTCATCGACTAACACCTGGTCACTCAAGAGTGAGGCGGCGCTCAAGGGCCCCTTCTCCGTTCGCTTCCTTGTCAAGAATGGCGGCTACCGTGTCGTCGATGACGTCATCCCCGAAAGCTTTACGGCCGGCTCTGAATACAAGAGTGGTATCAACGTCTAA